A portion of the Rhinopithecus roxellana isolate Shanxi Qingling chromosome 19, ASM756505v1, whole genome shotgun sequence genome contains these proteins:
- the LOC104674993 gene encoding LOW QUALITY PROTEIN: olfactory receptor 1D5-like (The sequence of the model RefSeq protein was modified relative to this genomic sequence to represent the inferred CDS: deleted 2 bases in 1 codon; substituted 1 base at 1 genomic stop codon): MRALKKHLLVLMLQKVGGMDGDNQSENSQFLLLGMSESPQQQRILFWMFLCMYLVTVVGNALIILAISSDSRLHIPMYFFLDNLSFTDLFFVTNTIPKMLVNLQSQNKAITYAGCLTQLYFLVSLVALDNLILAMMAYDRYVPICHPLHYVTAMSPGLCVLLLCLCWGLSVLYGLLLPLLMTRVTFCRSQKIHYLFCEMYVLLRLACSNTHIIHTVLVATGCFIFLTPLVFTTILQTLSLXVSIVRTILQIPSASKKYKTFSTCASHLGVVSLFYGTLAMVYLQPLHSYSMKDSVATVMYAVVTPMMNPFIYSLRNKDMHGALGRLLGRPFQRLK; the protein is encoded by the exons ATGAGGGCACTTAAGAAACATTTGTTGGTGTTAATGTTGCAGAAGGTTGGGGGAATGGATGGAGATaaccagagtgagaactcacaGTTCCTTCTCCTGGGGATGTCAGAGAGTCCTCAGCAGCAGCGGATCCTGTTTTGGATGTTCCTGTGCATGTACCTGGTCACGGTGGTGGGAAATGCGCTCATCATCCTGGCCATCAGCTCTGATTCCCGCCTGCACATCCCCATGTACTTCTTCCTGGACAACCTCTCCTTCACTGACCTCTTCTTTGTCACCAACACAATCCCCAAGATGCTGGTGAACCTCCAGTCCCAGAACAAAGCCATCACCTACGCAGGGTGTCTGACACAGCTCTACTTCCTGGTCTCCTTGGTGGCCCTGGACAACCTCATCCTGGCCATGATGGCGTATGACCGCTATGTGCCCATCTGCCACCCCCTCCACTATGTCACAGCCATGAGCCCTGGACTCTGTGTTTTGCTCCTCTGCTTGTGTTGGGGGCTGTCTGTTCTCTAtggcctcctcctccccctcctcatgACCAGGGTGACCTTCTGTAGGTCCCAAAAGATCCACTACCTCTTCTGTGAGATGTACGTCCTGCTGAGGCTGGCATGTTCCAACACCCACATCATTCACACAGTGCTGGTTGCTACTGGCTGCTTCATCTTCCTCACCCCCTTAGTGTTCACAACCATCCTTCAG ACCCTCAGCCTCTAAGTAAGTATTGTCAGAACCATCCTTCAGATACCCTCAGCCtctaagaaatacaaaacctTCTCTACCTGTGCCTCGCATTTGGGCGTGGTCTCCCTCTTTTATGGGACACTTGCTATGGTATACCTGCAGCCCCTCCACAGCTACTCCATGAAGGACTCAGTAGCCACAGTGATGTATGCTGTGGTGACACCTATGATGAACCCTTTCATCTACAGCCTGAGGAACAAAGACATGCATGGGGCTCTGGGAAGACTCCTAGGGAGACCCTTTCAGAGGCTTAAATGA